A DNA window from Gasterosteus aculeatus chromosome 16, fGasAcu3.hap1.1, whole genome shotgun sequence contains the following coding sequences:
- the gdf3 gene encoding protein DVR-1, with product MRPTETPLALLAAACLLGTCALPRAEETRSRERLFLGSMGLSERPRPAANRLPRRDVPSEIWRMFRRSESNRARESDPCTVSEYGVRGNIIRYVQDQGALVSGWSGSCPACLEKPLYFNLSVLQPVELLSLAQLEIKFHWKLLQGPRALSMTLYKVIRATLRGADPKASRRLVLSQSVPVHPEPTSVTMDLTPLAESWRKPGRNYGLLLELLPLAGDAGEELLPFRPGNALPLEPAFTLPLIRASLVAVSLNPHQCRSRQRRSAVHLPVTPSNVCRARRLYIDFKDVGWQDWIIAPQGYLANYCHGECPFPLSESLNGTNHAILQTLVHSLDPHVTPQPCCVPVRLSPISMLYYDNNDNVVLRHYQDMVVDECGCR from the exons ATGAGGCCGACCGAGACTCCTCTGGCGCTGCTCGCGGCCGCGTGTCTCCTCGGCACGTGCGCTCTCCCCCGcgcggaggagacgaggagccgGGAGCGGCTCTTCCTCGGCTCCATGGGGCTCTCCGAGCGGCCTCGGCCCGCGGCGAACCGGCTGCCCCGGCGTGACGTCCCCTCCGAGATCTGGAGGATGTTCCGGAGGTCCGAGAGCAACCGCGCCCGGGAGAGCGACCCCTGCACGGTGTCCGAGTACGGGGTGCGCGGCAACATCATCCGCTACGTGCAAGACCAAG GCGCGCTGGTATCTGGCTGGAGCGGCAGCTGTCCGGCCTGCCTGGAGAAGCCGCTTTACTTCAACTTGTCCGTCCTGCAGCCCGTGGAGCTGCTGTCTCTGGCTCAGCTGGAGATCAAGTTCCACTGGAAGCTCCTGCAGGGGCCCCGGGCCCTCAGCATGACTCTGTACAAAGTGATCCGGGCCACGCTGAGGGGAGCCGACCCCAAGGCCAGCCGCAGGCTCGTGCTGTCTCAGTCGGTCCCCGTGCATCCCGAACCCACCTCCGTCACCATGGACCTCACCCCGCTGGCGGAGAGCTGGCGCAAACCGGGACGCAACTAcggcctgctgctggagctgctgccccTGGCCGGCGATGCgggggaggagctgctgccctTCCGCCCCGGGAACGCCCTCCCGTTGGAGCCGGCCTTCACCCTGCCGCTGATCCGGGCCTCGCTGGTGGCCGTGTCCCTCAACCCCCACCAGTGTCGCTCCCGGCAGCGGCGGAGCGCCGTCCACCTCCCCGTGACGCCCAGCAACGTGTGCCGGGCCCGCCGCCTCTACATCGACTTCAAGGACGTGGGCTGGCAGGACTGGATCATCGCGCCTCAGGGCTACTTGGCCAACTACTGCCACGGCGAGTGCCCGTTCCCGCTGAGCGAGAGCCTCAACGGCACCAACCACGCCATCCTGCAGACCCTGGTGCACTCCCTGGACCCGCACGTCACGCCGCAGCCGTGCTGCGTGCCCGTCCGCCTCTCGCCCATCTCCATGCTCTACTACGACAACAACGACAACGTGGTGCTTCGCCACTACCAGGACATGGTGGTGGACGAGTGCGGGTGTCGGTGA